In one Niallia taxi genomic region, the following are encoded:
- a CDS encoding DHA2 family efflux MFS transporter permease subunit — MTIYIASYAVISIILLLTINYLIRKQSRKPKQEKVSNSRQDEPIQENEVSHSSIGQEDSPMEEAINETLSKSAITEPALEYVSDPDNAEKHDEKEIPVKEKDIKQQARVDFEGSKGKIIAAVMLGAFVAILNQTLLNVAIPHIMNDLNVSTSTVQWLTTGYMLTNGVFIPITPFLISKLGTRKLLILAMSAFTIGSLVCSVSTGFSMLMIGRVIQAAGAGVIMPLLMTTFLTIFPPEKRGTAMGIMGVAMIFAPAIGPTLSGWLIGHYSWRVLFDLVIPFGIIDLVIATIWMKDVTPRTNPKFDLWGFVTSTIGLGFLLYGFSEAGNDGWDSGVVIGSLITGIVFLALFVWREFTTETPMLDLRVFKYDIYALTTVVSMVVNMAMFAGMILLPVYLQNIRGFTALDSGLLMLPGAIVMGIMSPIAGKLFDRFGARPLAIIGLVITVLTTWGFTQLSMQTTYGHIMMLYIFRMFGMSFIMMTVMTEGMNQLPMHLTSHGTAASNTARTVAGSIGTAFLVTVMTNRSTFHTANYSNIITSDNPFIAEKLGQLGQGFAALAGIPSSSGQALAVSTIYGKAVMQATIDGINDAFIVATGISALALLLAFFIRRSTPRKVK, encoded by the coding sequence ATGACGATATATATCGCAAGCTATGCAGTTATCAGCATTATATTGCTTCTCACCATAAACTACCTGATTAGGAAGCAAAGCAGAAAACCAAAACAGGAAAAAGTAAGCAATAGCAGACAGGATGAACCTATCCAAGAAAATGAAGTTTCTCATAGCTCCATTGGGCAAGAAGATAGTCCGATGGAGGAAGCAATAAATGAAACATTAAGCAAGTCTGCGATTACAGAACCTGCGTTAGAGTATGTCAGTGATCCAGATAATGCTGAAAAACATGACGAAAAAGAAATACCTGTTAAAGAAAAAGACATTAAACAACAAGCAAGAGTAGATTTTGAAGGCAGTAAAGGAAAAATCATCGCTGCCGTTATGCTGGGTGCATTCGTTGCAATTCTTAACCAAACATTATTGAATGTAGCTATCCCGCATATTATGAACGATTTGAATGTCTCAACAAGTACTGTTCAGTGGTTGACAACTGGCTATATGCTGACAAATGGTGTGTTTATTCCAATCACTCCGTTCTTAATCAGCAAGCTTGGAACGAGAAAGCTGCTCATACTCGCTATGTCTGCTTTCACCATTGGCTCATTAGTATGTTCTGTCTCTACAGGCTTCAGTATGCTAATGATTGGACGTGTCATCCAGGCAGCTGGTGCTGGTGTTATTATGCCTCTGCTAATGACAACATTCTTGACTATCTTCCCACCTGAAAAACGTGGTACTGCAATGGGGATCATGGGGGTTGCGATGATTTTTGCTCCTGCTATCGGTCCTACACTTTCAGGATGGCTAATTGGTCATTATTCATGGAGAGTATTATTTGATCTTGTTATTCCTTTTGGAATCATTGATTTAGTCATTGCTACTATTTGGATGAAGGATGTTACACCACGCACAAATCCAAAATTCGATTTATGGGGATTTGTCACTTCTACTATCGGATTAGGCTTCTTGCTTTATGGCTTCAGTGAAGCTGGTAATGATGGCTGGGACAGTGGTGTAGTTATTGGTTCTCTTATCACGGGTATTGTATTCTTAGCTCTGTTCGTTTGGCGTGAATTTACTACTGAAACTCCTATGCTTGATCTAAGGGTTTTCAAGTACGATATTTATGCATTAACTACAGTAGTAAGCATGGTTGTCAACATGGCAATGTTTGCTGGTATGATTCTACTTCCAGTTTACCTTCAAAACATTCGCGGCTTTACCGCATTGGATTCTGGTTTATTGATGCTTCCAGGAGCTATCGTAATGGGGATTATGTCGCCGATTGCTGGTAAGCTGTTCGACAGATTTGGTGCAAGACCACTTGCAATCATTGGGTTGGTTATCACTGTTTTGACAACATGGGGCTTTACACAATTGAGCATGCAAACAACCTATGGACATATCATGATGCTATATATTTTCCGTATGTTCGGAATGTCCTTCATCATGATGACAGTTATGACAGAGGGTATGAACCAGTTGCCAATGCATTTGACAAGCCATGGTACAGCAGCCTCAAACACGGCTAGAACTGTTGCAGGAAGTATTGGAACAGCATTCCTTGTTACTGTTATGACAAACAGGTCTACATTCCATACTGCTAATTACAGTAATATTATCACAAGCGATAATCCGTTTATTGCTGAAAAACTAGGTCAGCTTGGTCAAGGATTCGCAGCATTAGCTGGTATTCCTTCAAGCTCTGGTCAAGCACTTGCTGTTTCTACTATTTATGGAAAAGCAGTAATGCAAGCAACAATTGACGGAATAAACGATGCCTTTATCGTCGCAACAGGCATCTCAGCACTAGCACTTCTTTTGGCGTTCTTCATAAGAAGATCAACACCAAGAAAAGTTAAGTAA
- a CDS encoding MarR family winged helix-turn-helix transcriptional regulator, whose protein sequence is MKEALNNELIRSYAKINKAYYQLLKEDADQMGLTAVQLKALYRVSFQANISLGELADKLRLTKSTVSGVIDRLVQQDMIERTTQANDRRAVNLHLTKLGHEKLEALMQTDSVVARKIKEIMQFPEEDIQKLLELNNKILTILNSKEDLQE, encoded by the coding sequence GTGAAAGAGGCTTTAAATAATGAGTTGATAAGATCCTACGCAAAAATCAATAAGGCTTACTATCAGCTTCTCAAAGAAGATGCAGATCAGATGGGTTTGACTGCTGTTCAACTTAAAGCATTATATCGGGTTTCTTTTCAAGCGAATATAAGCTTAGGTGAGCTTGCAGACAAATTGCGTCTGACAAAAAGCACAGTCAGTGGTGTTATCGACCGCCTTGTACAGCAGGATATGATTGAACGAACAACTCAAGCTAATGATCGAAGAGCCGTTAATCTGCATCTAACTAAGCTTGGACATGAGAAACTTGAAGCATTGATGCAAACTGACTCTGTTGTTGCCCGGAAGATCAAAGAAATAATGCAATTCCCTGAAGAGGACATCCAAAAACTGCTAGAATTAAACAACAAAATTTTAACGATTCTCAATTCTAAGGAGGACTTACAAGAATGA
- a CDS encoding GntT/GntP/DsdX family permease → MDAYLLIITLVSIVLVILGVSLFKWHAFISLTVASLFLAIFSGLSWDKIVSAYETGVGGVLGHLVGILALGTILGKMLSESGAGLQIANFFVKIFGEKKLPWAMFLSGFIIGIPVFFEVGILILLPLVISIQQATKKNILLIALPGIAGLSIVHGLVPPHPGAIAAIGIFDANLGKVLLYSLIIALPAGIVGGPLFAKYIHKRVLPKGEPELVKVEEKDEKSLPSVGISFFAILLPVLLMIIGTAAPYMKFLPDEVMKALAFIGSPLVSLLLAVFFAFYFLGFKQGIGKEKLKKFTEDCILPVGSIVLIIGAGGAFKQVLIDSGVGTTIGNMSESLSLSPLVLAFMIAGLIRIATGSATVALTTAAGIVSPIIAGMSGVNVELLVLATGAGSLMFSHVNDAGFWMVKEYLGLSVEETFKTWTVLETVLSFVAFAGVLILDLFV, encoded by the coding sequence ATGGATGCATACTTATTAATAATTACATTAGTTTCAATCGTCCTTGTTATATTAGGAGTTTCCTTGTTTAAATGGCATGCTTTTATAAGTTTGACAGTAGCAAGTTTATTTTTGGCTATTTTCTCAGGTTTATCATGGGATAAAATTGTAAGCGCTTATGAGACAGGGGTAGGTGGCGTATTAGGCCATTTAGTCGGAATTTTAGCGCTTGGAACAATACTAGGAAAAATGCTGTCTGAATCTGGGGCAGGATTACAAATTGCTAACTTCTTTGTAAAGATTTTTGGAGAAAAGAAACTGCCATGGGCAATGTTCCTTTCAGGATTTATTATTGGAATTCCAGTTTTCTTTGAAGTCGGTATTTTAATACTGCTGCCACTTGTTATTTCCATCCAACAAGCGACAAAGAAAAACATATTGTTAATTGCCTTACCAGGGATTGCAGGCTTATCCATAGTGCATGGATTAGTACCTCCACATCCAGGTGCGATTGCCGCAATTGGTATCTTTGATGCAAATTTAGGAAAAGTATTACTGTATTCATTAATTATTGCTCTGCCTGCCGGAATTGTCGGTGGTCCGCTTTTTGCAAAATATATTCATAAACGTGTTCTTCCGAAAGGGGAACCAGAATTAGTTAAAGTGGAGGAAAAGGACGAAAAGTCATTGCCAAGTGTTGGTATTTCTTTCTTCGCGATATTGCTGCCTGTCCTGCTGATGATTATTGGAACTGCTGCACCATATATGAAGTTTTTGCCTGATGAGGTTATGAAGGCATTGGCGTTTATTGGTAGTCCGTTAGTATCATTGCTGCTAGCTGTATTCTTTGCATTTTATTTCCTTGGATTTAAACAAGGTATCGGCAAGGAAAAATTGAAAAAATTCACCGAAGATTGTATTCTCCCAGTTGGGTCTATTGTGTTGATTATCGGTGCTGGTGGTGCCTTTAAACAAGTATTGATTGACAGTGGTGTTGGTACAACAATCGGAAATATGTCTGAAAGCTTATCATTATCACCATTAGTTTTAGCATTTATGATTGCCGGACTTATCCGTATTGCAACAGGATCTGCAACAGTCGCTTTAACGACAGCAGCAGGGATTGTTTCACCGATTATAGCAGGTATGTCTGGAGTGAACGTGGAGCTGCTTGTATTAGCAACAGGTGCTGGTTCCTTAATGTTCTCCCATGTTAATGATGCAGGCTTCTGGATGGTAAAAGAATACTTAGGTCTGTCAGTAGAGGAAACATTTAAAACATGGACAGTCCTTGAGACAGTATTATCATTCGTTGCATTTGCAGGAGTATTGATTTTAGACTTATTTGTATAA
- a CDS encoding HlyD family secretion protein: MNARRMILINIILLIVLVGGGFTGYYFYDKSVSYISTDNAQITGQQVSIASPATGKLTAWSGDVGEKFGKNEKIGTVEVTTETGTSKINVNVPANSTVVQSTAVENSFVAAGTSLAKAYDMNNLWVTANVDETDLNDVKVGQDVDLYVDAYPDTTLTGKVESLGLATSSTFSLLPSSNSSGDYTKETQVIPVKVSIDNYGGLDLVPGMNVTVRIHK, encoded by the coding sequence ATGAACGCAAGACGCATGATACTTATTAACATCATCCTACTTATTGTTTTAGTGGGCGGCGGTTTTACAGGTTATTATTTCTATGATAAATCTGTTTCTTACATCTCAACAGATAATGCCCAAATTACGGGACAACAAGTGAGCATTGCTTCACCTGCAACAGGTAAATTAACAGCATGGAGCGGCGATGTCGGCGAGAAGTTTGGCAAAAATGAAAAAATCGGTACAGTAGAAGTAACAACTGAAACTGGAACATCAAAAATTAATGTTAATGTTCCTGCCAACAGCACTGTTGTTCAATCAACAGCAGTAGAAAATTCTTTTGTTGCAGCAGGTACTTCTTTAGCTAAAGCATATGACATGAATAACTTATGGGTTACAGCAAACGTTGATGAAACAGACTTAAATGACGTAAAGGTTGGCCAAGACGTTGATCTATATGTAGATGCATACCCTGATACAACTTTAACTGGTAAAGTAGAATCTTTAGGCTTAGCAACATCAAGCACATTCTCATTGCTTCCTAGCAGCAATTCATCAGGCGACTACACAAAAGAAACGCAAGTCATTCCTGTTAAAGTCTCAATTGATAACTATGGTGGTTTAGATTTAGTTCCTGGTATGAACGTAACTGTGCGAATTCATAAGTAG
- the fabI gene encoding enoyl-ACP reductase FabI, with amino-acid sequence MEDLLKIKGKNIVIMGVANERSLAWGVAKSLFKAGANLIFTYRLDRSLSKLTKLLSDNSYDAKLIVQCDVNSDDSIKNAFQEIGSKVGVIHGVVHSVAFAHSEDLKGDFINTSREGYAFAQDTSAYSLIAVAREAKPYMTEGGTVTTMSYLGAERAVSGYNVMGVAKAALESSVKYLALEMGKDNIRVNAISAGAIRTLAAKGVGSFNAILHKIEETSPLKRNVTQDEVGDMTLAMISELSRGVTGEIIYVDSGYNILG; translated from the coding sequence ATGGAAGATTTATTAAAAATAAAAGGCAAAAACATCGTCATAATGGGTGTTGCAAATGAGCGGAGTCTTGCTTGGGGTGTTGCTAAATCCTTGTTTAAGGCTGGTGCAAATTTAATATTTACATACCGACTTGATCGCTCACTTAGTAAATTAACTAAATTATTGTCAGATAACAGTTACGATGCTAAGTTAATTGTTCAATGTGATGTAAACAGTGATGACAGCATTAAGAATGCATTCCAAGAAATTGGCTCAAAAGTAGGAGTCATTCACGGAGTTGTTCATTCTGTGGCGTTTGCTCATTCTGAGGATTTAAAAGGCGATTTTATTAATACTTCAAGAGAAGGTTATGCATTTGCACAGGATACTAGTGCGTATTCTTTAATTGCTGTAGCAAGGGAAGCGAAGCCTTACATGACAGAAGGCGGAACTGTTACAACAATGAGCTATCTTGGCGCTGAACGTGCTGTGAGCGGATATAACGTTATGGGTGTTGCTAAAGCTGCACTTGAGTCATCTGTTAAGTATTTGGCATTAGAAATGGGTAAAGATAATATTCGCGTAAATGCTATTTCTGCTGGTGCAATTCGTACACTTGCTGCAAAGGGTGTCGGTTCATTTAATGCTATTCTTCATAAAATTGAAGAAACATCTCCACTGAAACGAAACGTTACACAGGATGAGGTCGGCGATATGACATTGGCGATGATCAGTGAGCTGTCAAGAGGAGTTACAGGCGAAATTATTTATGTAGATTCAGGCTATAACATCCTTGGCTAA
- a CDS encoding MurR/RpiR family transcriptional regulator, protein MAQNCLGKIRSYYARLSEKEKKIADYILENPEKIIHSTINELAEDLNVADATVFRFCKRIGFKGYQAMKIALASEIIEPIQHIHEEINEQDNVATVTEKVFMSNIRTLENTLQLVNGTSIQKAADFLLAAQRVEFYGTGGSAVIAMDAFHKFVRTGIKAFTFIDSHFQLMSASQLSDRDVAVIISHSGTNKDTINILKTAKTNGAKTISITGYPKSPIAQHADVALFTSSEETEFRSEALSSRIAQLSLIDALYVNMMILNKDTANKSLKKIRNAISDTRM, encoded by the coding sequence ATGGCACAAAATTGCTTAGGAAAAATCCGCTCCTATTATGCTAGACTAAGTGAAAAAGAAAAAAAGATTGCTGATTACATATTAGAAAACCCTGAAAAAATCATTCATAGCACCATTAATGAGCTGGCAGAGGATTTAAATGTTGCAGATGCAACCGTTTTCCGGTTCTGCAAACGTATTGGATTTAAAGGCTATCAAGCAATGAAAATTGCCCTCGCCTCCGAAATAATTGAACCTATACAGCATATTCATGAAGAAATTAATGAACAGGATAATGTAGCAACAGTAACAGAAAAGGTTTTTATGTCGAATATCCGCACACTAGAAAATACTTTACAGTTAGTCAATGGAACGTCCATCCAAAAAGCCGCAGATTTTTTGCTTGCAGCACAACGGGTAGAGTTTTACGGAACTGGTGGGTCGGCAGTCATTGCAATGGATGCTTTTCATAAATTTGTGCGAACAGGAATAAAAGCGTTTACATTCATTGATTCCCATTTTCAGCTTATGTCCGCATCACAGCTATCCGATCGCGACGTTGCCGTCATCATCTCCCACTCTGGGACTAATAAAGATACCATCAATATCTTAAAAACAGCAAAAACAAACGGTGCAAAAACAATTAGCATTACAGGTTACCCTAAATCACCGATAGCTCAGCATGCAGATGTTGCACTGTTCACAAGCTCAGAAGAAACTGAATTTCGGTCTGAGGCACTTTCCTCTCGTATTGCGCAATTAAGCTTAATTGATGCCCTTTATGTGAATATGATGATATTAAATAAAGACACTGCAAATAAATCGCTTAAAAAAATCAGAAATGCTATTTCAGACACAAGAATGTAA
- the gnd gene encoding phosphogluconate dehydrogenase (NAD(+)-dependent, decarboxylating), giving the protein MNIGIIGLGKMGFNLAENLLDHNYSVTAFDVNESAITKISNAGAVGVKTIAELTNSLAGPKIVWVMVPSGKITEDVITELSTELSDGDIIIEGGNSHYQDTVRRALELKKKGIHYLDVGTSGGTSGARNGACMMIGGDKDIFLQTESLFKDLCVENGYLYTGEAGSGHFLKMVHNGIEYGMMQSIAEGFELLEKSEFNYDHENVAKVWNNGSVIRSWLMELTQNAFGKDPKLEGIKGVMHSSGEGKWTLETALDLQVAMPVTALSLMMRYRSLEEDTFTGKVVASLRNEFGGHSVEKK; this is encoded by the coding sequence ATGAACATTGGAATAATTGGCCTCGGAAAAATGGGCTTTAACTTAGCAGAGAATCTCTTGGATCATAATTATAGTGTAACAGCTTTTGATGTAAATGAAAGCGCTATTACAAAAATTTCTAATGCTGGTGCTGTCGGAGTTAAAACCATAGCAGAGTTAACAAATAGTTTGGCAGGTCCCAAAATTGTGTGGGTAATGGTTCCATCAGGGAAGATAACAGAGGATGTTATAACGGAGCTTAGTACTGAATTAAGTGATGGCGATATTATAATTGAAGGCGGAAATTCACATTATCAGGACACAGTGCGCAGAGCTTTAGAGCTTAAGAAGAAAGGCATCCATTATCTTGATGTAGGAACGAGCGGAGGTACAAGCGGTGCTAGAAATGGAGCTTGTATGATGATAGGTGGAGATAAGGACATCTTCTTGCAGACGGAGAGTCTCTTCAAGGATTTATGTGTGGAGAATGGTTACTTGTATACAGGGGAAGCAGGCAGCGGACATTTTTTGAAGATGGTCCATAACGGAATAGAATATGGCATGATGCAGTCTATAGCTGAAGGATTTGAATTGCTGGAGAAAAGCGAATTCAATTATGATCATGAGAATGTTGCGAAGGTTTGGAATAATGGCTCTGTCATCCGTTCTTGGCTTATGGAGCTAACACAAAATGCCTTTGGAAAAGACCCGAAATTAGAGGGCATAAAAGGAGTAATGCATTCATCTGGTGAGGGGAAGTGGACGCTTGAAACAGCTTTGGATCTTCAAGTAGCAATGCCTGTTACTGCATTGTCGCTTATGATGCGTTATCGTTCATTGGAAGAGGATACCTTCACAGGAAAAGTAGTTGCCTCGTTGCGGAATGAATTTGGGGGCCATAGTGTTGAGAAGAAGTAA
- a CDS encoding spore coat protein has product MPNNIEGRGLTDREMLQLCLELEKGRCHSISTVILETTHQGLREIYEQAFANASSNQYELFTIMNEKGWYKTEKASIEQISNVQELMQNNLHPDDTFK; this is encoded by the coding sequence ATGCCAAACAATATCGAAGGGCGCGGCCTGACGGACAGGGAAATGCTCCAGCTTTGTTTAGAGCTTGAGAAAGGGCGCTGTCACAGTATTAGCACTGTCATACTAGAAACGACACACCAAGGGCTCCGTGAGATTTATGAGCAGGCCTTTGCAAATGCAAGCTCAAACCAATACGAGCTTTTTACCATTATGAATGAAAAAGGCTGGTATAAAACAGAAAAAGCGTCAATAGAACAAATTAGTAACGTACAGGAGCTAATGCAAAATAATTTGCATCCTGATGATACATTTAAATAA
- a CDS encoding manganese catalase family protein, whose protein sequence is MYFYKEDLINVIVPDKPDPAAAKVLQEALGGRFGEMRTMMQFSFQSANFRGKAKQYRDLIRGVFLEELSHVELVQTTINQLLNGSGDIGVGSVGESDAPLHIATENVNPHHYIMGAQASLPVDAAGNPWTGAYVYSHGNLVADLLDNLVLESTGVLQKSRLYEMSSNKTFRETLAFLIVRDNAHQNAFAKALETLGVNWAKLFPVPNYDINKYPECRKYVDLGFHNAQFNFRLDPTRIGEIYQGESPSRNKGELKVIEPPQGYPVPELPDMPNEHSPGLYDLNN, encoded by the coding sequence TTGTATTTCTATAAAGAAGACTTAATTAATGTAATCGTTCCTGATAAGCCAGACCCAGCTGCTGCCAAAGTGCTTCAAGAAGCATTAGGAGGCAGATTTGGCGAAATGAGAACGATGATGCAGTTCTCCTTCCAAAGCGCTAACTTCCGTGGAAAGGCGAAGCAATACCGTGACTTAATCCGCGGCGTTTTTCTTGAAGAGCTAAGCCATGTGGAGCTTGTTCAAACAACCATTAATCAACTTCTAAATGGTTCTGGCGATATTGGTGTAGGTTCTGTGGGCGAAAGCGATGCACCACTTCATATCGCAACAGAAAATGTGAATCCACATCATTATATTATGGGTGCACAGGCCTCACTTCCTGTTGATGCTGCTGGAAACCCTTGGACAGGTGCTTATGTATACAGCCATGGCAATTTAGTCGCAGATCTTCTTGATAATTTAGTTCTTGAATCAACAGGTGTCCTGCAAAAATCACGCTTATATGAAATGAGTTCAAATAAAACATTCCGTGAAACTTTAGCATTCTTGATTGTTCGTGACAATGCGCATCAAAATGCATTTGCAAAAGCGCTCGAAACATTAGGTGTAAACTGGGCAAAGCTATTCCCTGTTCCAAATTATGATATTAATAAATATCCAGAATGCCGTAAATATGTTGATTTAGGCTTCCATAATGCCCAATTCAACTTCCGTCTTGATCCTACTAGAATTGGTGAAATATACCAAGGTGAATCTCCAAGCAGAAATAAAGGCGAGCTTAAAGTAATAGAACCTCCACAAGGCTATCCTGTCCCTGAGCTTCCTGATATGCCGAATGAACATAGCCCTGGTTTGTATGATCTGAATAACTGA
- the gntK gene encoding gluconokinase → MFKDSFYLGVDIGTTSTKAVLFGEAGKVISMHHVEYPLYSPAPAIAEQDPDEILSAAKEAIKTALSKGNVELKKLKLVSFSAAMHSLIAIDENNKPLTKCITWADSRSAAWADKIKNELNGLEIYKRTGTPIHPMSPLAKIAWLRTDHPEIFAKTAKFIGIKEYIFHHFFGEFIVDYSIASATGLFNLAQLDWDKEALEIAGITPEQLPEPVPTTHAITGLKEELCTELGLTSDIPFIVGANDGVLSNLGVNAIDPGVVAVTIGTSGAIRTVTDKPVTDPKGRTFCYCLTENHWVVGGPVNNGGMTFRWVRDELASSEVETAKRLGIDPYEVLTKIASRVLPGADGLLFHPYLAGERAPLWNSDARGSFFGLGLHHKKEHMVRAVLEGVILNLYTVMLALQEVIGEPKQIQATGGFARSELWRQMMADIFNQEVTVPESFESSCLGAVVLGMYGLGEINDFSIMKELVGSTHAHKPIPENVEIYEDLTPIFIRISRLLNNEYEYIADFQRKWVK, encoded by the coding sequence ATGTTTAAGGATTCCTTCTATTTAGGCGTTGATATTGGAACAACTAGCACAAAAGCTGTTTTGTTTGGAGAAGCTGGCAAAGTAATTAGCATGCATCATGTTGAGTACCCTTTATACAGCCCAGCACCCGCCATTGCCGAACAAGACCCTGATGAAATACTTTCTGCTGCGAAAGAAGCAATAAAAACAGCACTGTCAAAAGGCAATGTCGAGCTAAAGAAATTGAAGCTTGTTTCCTTCAGTGCAGCAATGCATAGCCTTATTGCAATTGACGAGAATAACAAACCACTGACAAAATGCATCACTTGGGCTGACAGCCGTTCAGCAGCATGGGCTGACAAAATTAAAAACGAGTTGAATGGACTGGAAATATACAAGCGTACAGGCACACCTATTCATCCAATGTCCCCCCTTGCAAAAATTGCTTGGCTTCGGACAGATCACCCAGAGATTTTTGCTAAAACAGCTAAATTCATTGGGATTAAGGAATATATCTTCCACCATTTCTTTGGTGAATTCATTGTCGATTACTCCATTGCCTCTGCTACAGGTCTTTTCAATCTTGCACAGCTTGATTGGGACAAGGAAGCGCTTGAAATAGCTGGCATAACGCCAGAACAGCTGCCTGAGCCAGTACCGACTACTCACGCCATAACTGGCTTGAAGGAAGAGCTTTGTACGGAGCTTGGCCTAACTTCGGATATACCGTTCATCGTTGGCGCAAATGATGGTGTTCTGTCCAATCTTGGTGTTAATGCGATTGATCCTGGTGTTGTAGCTGTTACAATCGGTACAAGCGGCGCAATCCGCACCGTAACAGATAAGCCAGTAACAGATCCGAAAGGTCGGACATTCTGCTACTGCCTTACAGAAAATCATTGGGTTGTTGGCGGTCCTGTCAACAATGGTGGAATGACGTTCAGATGGGTTCGTGATGAGCTTGCTTCCTCAGAAGTGGAGACAGCTAAGCGATTAGGAATTGACCCTTACGAGGTGTTGACGAAGATTGCTTCTCGGGTTCTTCCAGGAGCTGATGGACTTCTGTTTCACCCATATTTAGCTGGTGAAAGAGCACCACTTTGGAATTCAGATGCTCGTGGCTCCTTCTTCGGGCTTGGGCTGCACCATAAAAAAGAGCATATGGTCAGAGCCGTGCTGGAAGGCGTTATCCTGAATCTATATACAGTGATGCTTGCATTGCAGGAGGTAATTGGCGAACCAAAGCAAATTCAAGCTACTGGCGGTTTTGCCCGCTCAGAGCTTTGGAGACAAATGATGGCTGACATTTTCAATCAAGAGGTGACAGTTCCAGAAAGCTTTGAAAGCTCCTGCCTTGGCGCGGTTGTCCTCGGGATGTATGGACTAGGAGAAATAAACGATTTCAGTATTATGAAGGAGCTTGTTGGCAGCACACATGCTCATAAACCAATTCCAGAAAATGTGGAAATTTATGAGGATCTAACACCAATCTTCATTCGCATCTCCAGATTGCTTAATAATGAGTACGAATACATCGCTGATTTCCAGCGCAAATGGGTTAAATAA